Genomic window (Streptomyces cadmiisoli):
GTGGAGCTCCCCGCGCTGCACCAGCGGCCGGATCTCCTTGTACAGGGCCACCCAGTCACGGGCTTCGGCCAGCTCCGCGTCGGTCCAGCGGGTGAGATCGCCGCCCACGCCGAGCACGCCGGCCATGGCGCTGACGAAGCGGAAGCGCAGCGAACTGGCGCGGCCGTTCAGCTGGGTGTTGGGACTGTCGGTGACCCACGCGGCCATGACGCGCGCGGGGTGGACCTGGCTGAAGCCGTCCTGGATGGCGAGACGGTCGAGCGGGTCGGTGTTGTCCGAGGTCCACACCTGGTCGGTGCGGCTCATGATCCCGAGGTCGATCCGGCCGCCGCCGCCCGAGCAGGACTCGAAGGCGACCCCGGGGTGCGCGGCCCGCAACCGGTCCAGCAGGTCGTACAGAGCGCGCACGTGGTCGACCCACAGCCGCTGCGGGTACGCCTCTCCGGGCCAGCCGGCGTCGGTGAAGCAGCGGTTGAAGTCCCACTTCACGTAGTCGACGGGGGCGCTGGAGAGCAGTTCGTCGAGCTGCTCGAAGAGATGCTCCCGCACGTCCTCCCGCGCCAGGTTCAGCACCAGCTGATTGCGGAGTTCTGTCCTGGTTCGCCCCACTTGGTGCTGGACCCAGTCCGGATGGGCGCGGTACAGCTCGCTGTCCGGGTTGACCATCTCGGGCTCGACCCAGATCCCGAACTGCATCCCGAGCGCGTGCACGTCGTCGGCGAGCGGCTTGAGTCCGGCCGGGAAGCGGTCGGGGTTGGGCGTCCAGTCGCCGAGCCCCGCGCGGTCGCTGGTGCGGGTCCCGAACCAGCCGTCGTCGACGACGAACAGCTCCACGCCGACCTCCGCGGCCCGCCGGGCCAGCTCCCGCTGCTGGTCCTCGGAGATGTCGAACTCCGTGGCCTCCCAGGAGTTGAACAGCACCGGCCGGTCCCGCTCCGCGTCCGGGACGACGTACGCCCGCTGGTACGCGTGCCAGGCACGGCTGGCACCGCCGAAGCCGGCGTCGGTCCACAGGCCGGCGAAGACCGGTGTGGTGAAGGTCTCCCCCGTCGCCAGCCGCAGCAGGCCCGAGTCGTCGTGTCCGGCGCCGCCGGTGATCTGCACCCGCGCGTCCGGCAGCTGGGCCACGGCGATCCGCCACGAGCCCGACCAGCCGAGGGCGCAGCCGTACACCTCGCCGCGCTCCTCGGTCGCGTCGGTGTCCAGCGCCACCCAGGGCAGGTGCTGGTGCCCGGTGTGGCCGCGCCGGCTGCCGATGACCTTCTCGCCGTAGGTGAGGGGGGAACGGACGAGGCGGGACTCCGACGCCCAGCGGCCGTGCAGCTGCGACAGTCGCCACTCGTCGCGGTCCGGCAGCGTCCAGGTGGCGGAGTCGGCCCGCAGCAGCTCGGCCGCGGGCCCCTCGTTGCGCAGGGTCACCCAGCGCTCGACGACGTCGTGGCGCATCCGGTAGTGCAGCGTGATCGCGAGCCCGTCGTCAGCGAAGCGCAGCCGCAGCTCGGCGTCCTCGACGTCGTACCCCTCGAAGGTCCACTGCGTGCCGCGCCGCTCCTCGGTGCGCACGGACAGGGCCGGGCGCGTGAAGCGCGGGCCGCCTTCGACCGGGTACTCCTCGCGCCCGTCGAGCGGGGACTCGAACGGCCAGTACTCCGGCAGGGGGCGGACGGCGAGCGCCTCGGCGTCGGCGAGGGCGATCGCGGGACCCCAGTGCAGATGCAGCAGCTCGTCCCGGTCCGTGACGTGCACGGCATAGCTGCTGGCGGGCCCCGACAGCAGCCACGTCCGCCCGTTCTCCGCGATCTCCAACATCAGGGCACCCCCACAGAATCCGACAAGGCCGATCAGGCACCAACATCATCCAGCGCCGCGAGCCCCGGGGGCAACGTCTGTGGACAACTCGCCCGACCCTCCATGACCCCCTGTGGACGAACTCATTGCCTCAGGAATCCATGTCGTATGGTCGACTGCGTGCCCGTCGACGAGCCGCGCCGACGGGGCGATGGGAGGGAGCCCCCGTGACGCAGCAGGTGCCGTCGACCGAGCCGGAGCTGGCCGCAGTGCGCAACTTCCGTGACGTGGGCGGCCTGCCGACGGTCGACGGCCGGCGCGTGCGGCACGGTGTGCTGTTCCGCAGCGGCCATCTCGCGCACGCCACCGCCGAGGACGCCGCCTTCCTCGCCTCCCTCGGACTGCACACGGTCTTCGACTTCCGCAATGCGGCGGACCAGAAGCTCGAAGGCCCCGACGTCGAACTGCCGGGCGTGCGCAATGTGAACCTGCCGCTGACCGACCCCGCCGACGGCGCCGAGTTCTGGAAGATGGTCCGCGACGGCGACCTCGACCAGTTGCGCTCCGTCCTCGCGGACGGCAAGGCCGCGAACCGGATGATCGCCTCGTACCGCACGATCATCAAGGAGCGCACCGGCATGCACTCCCAGGTGCTGCACGCGCTCGCCGAGGACAGCGTCCCGGCACTGATGCACTGCGCGGCCGGCAAGGACCGCGCCGGGCTGTCGGTCGCCGTCACCCTGCTCGCCGTCGGCGTGGAGCGCGACGCGATCCTCGCGGACTACCTGGAGTCCAACGCCAAGCACCGCCGGTACAAGGTGCACCGCAGCAGCAGCTCCGCCGCCGCGTACTCGCCGGAGGTCATGGAGCTGCTCGGCCCGCTGTTCGACGCGCGCGCCGAGTACCTCTCGGCCGCCATCGAGACCATCGAGGAGACCTGGGGCGGCGTGGACACCTATCTGGAGCAGGGACTGGGCCTCGCCCCGCAGACGCGTGAGCGGCTGCGCGAGCGGCTGCTCGACTGAGCCCGCCCGGCCCGCGGGCCGGGCCCGGCCCGCGGGCCTACTTCGCCCCGACCTCGAACAGGAGGTAGAGGAAGCCGGCGAAGACATGCCCCGCCGCGATGTAGATGAGCAGCCGGACCCAGATCCCGCGCGGCAGCTTCTCCTCGATGTCGCTCATGGTGTTTCTCCTGTGATGGGGCCCAGGCACAGTGCGGCCGTGGGGCTCTGCAAGAGGGTGTGGACGAACAGGAGCTCGACCCCGTCGGCGTCCTGTGCGGCGATGCGGTGCGGGGTCAGCGAGTCGAAGTGGGCGCTGTCCCCCGGGCCGAGCGCGTGCACGGCGTCCGCGAGACGCAGCCGCAGCCGCCCCTTCAGGACGTACAGCCACTCCTCACCGGGGTGCACGCGCACGATGTCGCCCTGTGAGCCGTGCGGCACATGGACGCGCAGCGCCTGCATGCCGCGGCCGGGCGACCCGGCCTGCCAGTACGTCCAGCCGCCCGCCGGGGTCGGCTCCATGTCGGTGGCACGCACGACGGCGTCCCGTTCGGCCACCGTCTCGCCGAGCAGCTCGGAG
Coding sequences:
- a CDS encoding alpha-galactosidase, which codes for MLEIAENGRTWLLSGPASSYAVHVTDRDELLHLHWGPAIALADAEALAVRPLPEYWPFESPLDGREEYPVEGGPRFTRPALSVRTEERRGTQWTFEGYDVEDAELRLRFADDGLAITLHYRMRHDVVERWVTLRNEGPAAELLRADSATWTLPDRDEWRLSQLHGRWASESRLVRSPLTYGEKVIGSRRGHTGHQHLPWVALDTDATEERGEVYGCALGWSGSWRIAVAQLPDARVQITGGAGHDDSGLLRLATGETFTTPVFAGLWTDAGFGGASRAWHAYQRAYVVPDAERDRPVLFNSWEATEFDISEDQQRELARRAAEVGVELFVVDDGWFGTRTSDRAGLGDWTPNPDRFPAGLKPLADDVHALGMQFGIWVEPEMVNPDSELYRAHPDWVQHQVGRTRTELRNQLVLNLAREDVREHLFEQLDELLSSAPVDYVKWDFNRCFTDAGWPGEAYPQRLWVDHVRALYDLLDRLRAAHPGVAFESCSGGGGRIDLGIMSRTDQVWTSDNTDPLDRLAIQDGFSQVHPARVMAAWVTDSPNTQLNGRASSLRFRFVSAMAGVLGVGGDLTRWTDAELAEARDWVALYKEIRPLVQRGELHRLRPPRGGLSAVQYVRGDESVVLAWLQAQSYGEPVPALRLRGLDPAASYECRETGETYRGAVLLHHGLRTGLRGDLDATVLRLRRI
- a CDS encoding tyrosine-protein phosphatase, with the translated sequence MTQQVPSTEPELAAVRNFRDVGGLPTVDGRRVRHGVLFRSGHLAHATAEDAAFLASLGLHTVFDFRNAADQKLEGPDVELPGVRNVNLPLTDPADGAEFWKMVRDGDLDQLRSVLADGKAANRMIASYRTIIKERTGMHSQVLHALAEDSVPALMHCAAGKDRAGLSVAVTLLAVGVERDAILADYLESNAKHRRYKVHRSSSSAAAYSPEVMELLGPLFDARAEYLSAAIETIEETWGGVDTYLEQGLGLAPQTRERLRERLLD
- a CDS encoding DUF6126 family protein; the protein is MSDIEEKLPRGIWVRLLIYIAAGHVFAGFLYLLFEVGAK
- a CDS encoding helix-turn-helix domain-containing protein, which gives rise to MSSPHPGSEPGPGRTAGPDPDLPAVAPQLRALRRRAALTLEAAARAAGLSPAHLSRLETGQRQPSLPMLLALARIYGTTVSELLGETVAERDAVVRATDMEPTPAGGWTYWQAGSPGRGMQALRVHVPHGSQGDIVRVHPGEEWLYVLKGRLRLRLADAVHALGPGDSAHFDSLTPHRIAAQDADGVELLFVHTLLQSPTAALCLGPITGETP